From a single Deinococcus humi genomic region:
- a CDS encoding NUDIX domain-containing protein — protein MTLLELRTFWGNRPLIGAAVGALIQDETGRVLLQRRGDDGLWGEPGGALEPGEDFLTGARRELMEETGLVCPDLALMPLPDGLQSGPELFHRYPNGHEIYIVGMRARGTLPASALDHARPDDSGETLELRWFPLDSLPPLSNNANRQSLSVLRAQAGLPPLPLLPYPPAPPAGNHLMDLRRLVGSRPLFAPGANVLVTDGQNRLLLLRHGGTGKWTVPGGSLEPGESFEECARRELFEETELNAERLEPLEMFCGPQYRFTYPHGDTVDNVSVLYRAHGVTGTLTPQEGEVLEVGWFGVHELPEDRELSGTLIQDNLKVWTGGQSA, from the coding sequence GTGACTCTTCTCGAACTCCGCACATTCTGGGGCAACCGTCCGCTGATCGGGGCCGCCGTCGGTGCCCTGATTCAGGACGAGACGGGCCGCGTGCTCCTGCAGCGCCGGGGAGACGACGGTCTGTGGGGCGAACCCGGCGGCGCGCTGGAACCGGGCGAGGATTTTTTGACCGGAGCGCGGCGCGAACTGATGGAAGAAACGGGACTGGTCTGCCCCGATCTGGCCCTGATGCCCCTGCCAGACGGCCTCCAGAGTGGCCCAGAACTGTTCCACCGCTACCCCAACGGCCACGAGATCTACATCGTGGGCATGCGCGCGAGGGGCACGCTCCCGGCCTCCGCCCTGGATCACGCCCGGCCCGACGACAGCGGCGAGACGCTGGAACTGCGCTGGTTCCCGCTGGATAGCCTTCCCCCGCTGAGCAACAACGCCAACCGCCAGAGCCTGAGCGTGTTGCGCGCCCAGGCTGGCCTGCCGCCGTTGCCGCTGCTGCCGTATCCCCCCGCCCCACCTGCCGGGAACCACCTGATGGACTTGCGGAGGTTGGTCGGCTCCCGTCCCCTCTTTGCTCCCGGCGCAAACGTGCTGGTCACGGATGGGCAGAACCGGCTGCTGTTGCTGCGTCATGGGGGCACGGGAAAATGGACGGTTCCGGGAGGCAGTCTGGAACCCGGCGAGAGCTTTGAGGAGTGCGCCCGGCGGGAACTGTTTGAGGAGACCGAACTAAACGCCGAAAGGCTGGAGCCACTGGAGATGTTCTGCGGGCCACAGTACCGCTTTACCTACCCGCACGGGGACACCGTGGACAACGTGTCGGTGCTGTACCGGGCACACGGCGTCACGGGGACGCTGACCCCCCAGGAGGGCGAGGTCCTGGAGGTCGGCTGGTTCGGCGTCCACGAGTTGCCGGAGGATCGGGAGCTGAGCGGCACCCTCATTCAGGACAACCTGAAGGTCTGGACAGGGGGCCAGAGCGCGTAG
- the glyA gene encoding serine hydroxymethyltransferase — protein sequence MTTAERPAPVRDDAIFDLIAQEAERQRTGLELIASENFTSAAVREAAGSVLTNKYAEGYPGKRWYGGCEVVDQVELLAIERAKELFGATWANVQPHSGSSANIAVYGALLQPGDTVLGMDLSHGGHLTHGSPVNFSGKNYTIVGYKVSPETERIDMDEVRRLAREHKPNMIIAGASAYSRIIDFEAFRTIADEVGAILFADIAHIAGLVAAGVHPSPLPHAHIVATTTHKTLRGPRSGLLLSSDPEISAKMDRSVFPGHQGGPLEHIIAAKAIAFGEALQPEFKAYAQQIVKNAQALAAAFQAKGYRVVSGGTDNHLFLLDLRPQGLNGTKATKALDANHITISKSTLPYDTEKILHGGGIRIGTPAVTTRGMVEGDMPKIADLIDRALKGENVRDEVHAFAGGFPLP from the coding sequence ATGACCACTGCCGAACGCCCCGCGCCTGTCCGTGACGACGCCATTTTTGACCTGATCGCGCAGGAGGCCGAGCGCCAGCGCACCGGGCTGGAACTGATCGCCTCCGAGAACTTCACGAGCGCCGCCGTGCGCGAGGCGGCGGGCAGCGTCCTGACCAACAAGTACGCCGAGGGCTACCCCGGCAAGCGCTGGTACGGCGGCTGCGAGGTGGTGGACCAGGTGGAACTGCTGGCCATCGAGCGGGCCAAGGAACTGTTCGGCGCGACCTGGGCCAACGTGCAACCTCACAGCGGCAGCAGCGCCAACATTGCGGTTTACGGCGCGTTGCTACAACCGGGCGACACGGTGCTGGGCATGGACCTGTCGCACGGCGGCCACCTGACGCACGGCAGCCCGGTCAACTTCAGCGGGAAGAACTACACCATCGTGGGCTACAAGGTCAGCCCCGAGACCGAGCGGATCGACATGGACGAGGTTCGCCGTCTGGCGCGCGAGCACAAGCCGAACATGATCATCGCGGGGGCCAGCGCCTACAGTCGCATTATCGACTTCGAGGCCTTCCGCACCATCGCCGACGAGGTAGGCGCGATCCTGTTCGCGGACATCGCGCACATCGCCGGACTGGTGGCCGCGGGCGTGCATCCCAGCCCGCTCCCGCACGCGCACATCGTCGCCACCACCACGCACAAGACCCTGCGCGGCCCCCGCAGCGGCCTGCTGCTGAGCAGCGATCCCGAGATCTCGGCCAAGATGGACCGCTCGGTTTTTCCCGGCCATCAGGGTGGGCCGCTGGAGCACATCATCGCGGCCAAGGCGATTGCCTTCGGCGAGGCATTGCAGCCGGAGTTCAAGGCGTACGCGCAGCAGATCGTGAAGAACGCGCAGGCGCTGGCCGCCGCCTTCCAGGCCAAGGGCTACCGCGTGGTGTCGGGTGGCACCGACAACCACCTGTTCCTGCTGGATCTGCGCCCCCAGGGCCTGAACGGCACCAAGGCCACCAAGGCGCTGGACGCCAACCACATCACCATCTCCAAGTCCACGCTGCCCTACGACACCGAGAAGATCCTGCACGGCGGCGGCATCCGCATCGGCACGCCGGCCGTGACCACGCGCGGCATGGTCGAGGGCGACATGCCGAAAATCGCCGATCTGATCGACCGGGCCCTGAAAGGCGAAAACGTCAGGGACGAGGTTCACGCTTTCGCGGGCGGCTTCCCGCTGCCCTGA
- a CDS encoding SDR family oxidoreductase — protein sequence MSSSQPQKPVTLITGASGGIGSAVARALAGTHELILAGRGGERLAALCTEVGGRPLALDLTRPETFEEALAGLGRVSNVIHNAGVVELGTVAEQGHAVWTHTLAVNTVAPAELTRLLLPSVRQERGTVVFVNSGAGLSASGGWGSYAASKFALKALADALRAEEAARGVRVTSVYPGRTATEMQRKVRSQEGADYTPEAFIDPQTLAQTIAFVLNAPRDAMLTDLTVRPGPQA from the coding sequence ATGAGTTCGAGTCAACCCCAGAAACCCGTCACCCTTATCACTGGGGCGTCCGGCGGCATCGGCAGCGCTGTGGCCAGAGCGCTGGCCGGGACCCATGAATTGATTCTGGCCGGACGCGGCGGCGAGCGGCTGGCCGCGTTGTGCACTGAAGTCGGTGGCCGTCCGCTGGCGCTTGATCTGACGCGCCCGGAGACGTTCGAGGAGGCCCTGGCAGGGCTGGGCCGCGTCTCCAACGTGATCCACAACGCTGGCGTCGTGGAACTGGGCACGGTGGCCGAGCAGGGTCACGCGGTCTGGACGCACACGCTGGCCGTCAACACGGTGGCCCCTGCCGAGCTGACCCGGCTGCTCTTACCCAGCGTGCGACAGGAACGCGGGACGGTCGTGTTCGTCAACAGCGGTGCGGGCCTGAGCGCGAGTGGGGGCTGGGGCAGCTACGCCGCCAGCAAGTTCGCCCTGAAAGCGCTGGCCGACGCCCTGCGCGCCGAGGAAGCGGCCAGAGGCGTGCGGGTGACCTCGGTGTATCCGGGCCGAACCGCCACGGAGATGCAGCGCAAGGTGCGCTCCCAGGAGGGGGCCGACTACACGCCCGAGGCCTTTATCGATCCGCAGACGCTGGCACAGACCATCGCCTTCGTCCTGAACGCTCCACGCGACGCCATGCTCACGGACCTGACCGTGCGCCCTGGTCCCCAGGCATGA
- a CDS encoding NAD(P)/FAD-dependent oxidoreductase: MTQDYDVVVVGAGPAGLMAALTLGGAERRVLLLDGGPPRNARATAAHNVFTRDGCAPTDLKTLGLRDLEPYDITVLHMPAREARPLEDSFAIRHDGGWARARRLLFSSGVRDRLPHIPGLRERWGVTVHHCPYCDGWPNRDARLGVLGSHQEGHHLALNVRAWAEDVCLITDGPDELTDEQRKDLKRVGVPVITQPVARISGKDDVTVHFRNGRQLELDGLFLNPTQVQNSALPAALGCELDAKSRVIVNENGMTSVRGIWAAGDMTGAPQYVTNAAASGMTAAVSLNTTLIHEDVRARGAAFHKSPDEDPEVGVA; this comes from the coding sequence ATGACGCAGGATTACGATGTGGTGGTGGTCGGTGCTGGGCCGGCCGGACTGATGGCGGCCCTGACCCTGGGCGGCGCGGAACGGCGGGTGCTGCTGCTGGACGGCGGTCCCCCTCGCAATGCCCGTGCCACAGCCGCGCACAACGTCTTTACGCGCGACGGCTGCGCGCCAACCGATCTCAAAACCCTGGGCCTGCGCGATCTGGAACCCTACGACATCACGGTGCTGCACATGCCTGCCCGCGAGGCCAGACCGCTGGAAGACAGTTTTGCCATCCGGCACGATGGAGGCTGGGCCAGGGCGCGGCGCCTGCTGTTCAGCAGCGGTGTGCGTGACAGGCTGCCGCACATTCCCGGCCTGCGCGAACGCTGGGGCGTGACCGTCCACCATTGCCCGTACTGCGACGGCTGGCCCAACCGCGACGCCCGCCTGGGCGTGCTGGGCAGTCACCAGGAGGGCCACCACCTGGCCTTGAACGTGCGGGCCTGGGCCGAGGACGTATGCCTGATCACCGACGGCCCCGACGAGTTGACCGACGAGCAGCGCAAGGATCTGAAGCGGGTGGGGGTTCCAGTGATCACGCAGCCCGTTGCGCGAATCAGCGGCAAGGACGACGTGACCGTGCATTTCCGCAACGGCAGGCAGCTGGAACTCGACGGCCTGTTCCTCAACCCCACGCAGGTGCAGAACAGTGCCCTGCCCGCCGCGCTGGGCTGCGAGCTGGACGCCAAAAGCCGCGTCATCGTCAACGAAAACGGCATGACCTCGGTGCGCGGCATCTGGGCCGCCGGGGACATGACCGGGGCGCCGCAATACGTCACCAATGCCGCCGCGAGTGGTATGACGGCGGCGGTCAGCCTCAACACCACCCTGATCCACGAGGACGTCCGGGCAAGGGGCGCGGCCTTCCACAAATCGCCAGACGAGGACCCCGAGGTCGGGGTGGCTTGA
- a CDS encoding phenylalanine--tRNA ligase subunit beta, translating into MKLPYSWLQELIPNLPPVAELEPIFANLGLPLEGIEDTPAPPAGVLMSTVLRAEAMEGTQLTKLTLDTGPHGERVIATGAPNAVGLRAGTVVALVTPGTTLGDTEYGVRTLQGVESWGMAASAKELDIGESSAGILTFPAGTAQPGTPMRELWAADHVLDIEITPNRADALSALGVARDLAAFLKLEWQQPPAGPAAHGDGEIRVSLPSRGLTIERDPSRKLRFGCDHFAARTVSGVHNGPSPLWMQRRLSLAGMRPIDLIVDTSNYVMLELGQPTALYDRRDVTDDRILVAFGLRQGEEVRDLMGGTHRVGPEDLLILDGRERDIPTVAEAFAQAGQPQPGAGVLGIAGIMGGDHGRVRADTTDVVIESAHFDPVLLRRTSTRLGLKTDAVYRYERGVDPLLSPKAADRVAGLLAECGGGQIEAGATVVGEPEIPGEIAASADAIHALLGMEIDTAEMRAILGRLGCVVAGEGDTLKVVPPSWRVDMNIWQDVAEEVARLHGYAELPETLPTLRVHESNLGASAANDSRQDLRRTLAGLGFQEVVTYTFTSDEEAQKARTEAPGVRLRNPLTADRTALRTALYPSLLRAALAHPKGERVLLAEQGRIFPKGGEAERLGLLMRGPLAPNTFQGGVAGGYSVFRGLIETLAASQGAELEIRQLRGESVPSALHPGIAGEVVWNGQSIGWIGALHPEVAQEFGLKGETFLLEVALPLSGRGWAFRDPSRAPAAWRDLAVIAPQDVGYGEIAALLRRGAGEDLESVEPFDVYTGDQIPAGQRSVAVRLVFRGAKTLTDAEVDPVMDRLMGAVRARGWGIREK; encoded by the coding sequence ATGAAATTGCCCTACTCCTGGCTTCAAGAATTGATTCCCAATCTCCCGCCCGTCGCCGAACTGGAACCCATCTTCGCCAACCTCGGCCTTCCGCTGGAAGGCATTGAGGACACGCCCGCCCCGCCCGCAGGCGTTCTGATGTCCACCGTCCTCCGGGCCGAGGCGATGGAGGGCACTCAGCTGACCAAGCTGACGCTGGACACCGGGCCGCACGGCGAGCGCGTGATTGCCACCGGCGCGCCAAATGCGGTGGGTCTGCGTGCCGGAACGGTGGTGGCGCTGGTCACCCCTGGCACCACGCTGGGCGACACCGAATACGGTGTCCGTACCTTGCAGGGCGTCGAGTCCTGGGGCATGGCGGCCAGCGCCAAGGAACTGGACATCGGCGAGAGCAGCGCCGGAATCCTGACCTTCCCAGCCGGCACCGCCCAGCCCGGAACGCCCATGCGTGAGCTGTGGGCCGCCGATCACGTCCTGGACATCGAGATCACGCCCAACCGTGCCGACGCCCTGAGCGCGCTGGGGGTGGCCCGCGATCTGGCCGCCTTCCTCAAGCTCGAATGGCAGCAGCCGCCGGCAGGTCCCGCCGCGCATGGCGACGGCGAGATCCGGGTCAGCCTCCCGTCCAGGGGACTGACCATCGAGCGCGATCCGTCCAGAAAGCTCCGCTTTGGCTGTGATCATTTCGCGGCGCGGACGGTGAGCGGCGTCCACAACGGCCCATCGCCGCTGTGGATGCAGCGCCGCCTGTCGCTGGCGGGCATGCGTCCGATTGATCTGATCGTGGACACCAGCAACTACGTGATGCTGGAGCTGGGCCAGCCCACCGCGCTGTATGACCGCCGCGACGTGACGGACGACCGGATTCTGGTGGCTTTTGGGCTGCGGCAGGGCGAGGAGGTGCGTGACCTGATGGGCGGCACCCACAGGGTCGGCCCCGAAGACCTGCTGATTCTGGACGGGCGCGAGCGCGACATTCCCACGGTGGCCGAGGCTTTCGCCCAGGCGGGCCAGCCCCAGCCAGGAGCGGGCGTGCTGGGCATTGCCGGAATCATGGGCGGCGACCATGGGCGCGTGCGGGCCGACACGACGGATGTGGTGATCGAGTCCGCTCATTTTGACCCGGTGTTGCTGCGCCGGACCAGCACGCGCCTGGGCCTCAAGACCGATGCGGTCTACCGTTACGAGCGCGGCGTCGATCCGTTGCTCTCGCCAAAAGCGGCAGACCGGGTGGCCGGGTTGCTGGCCGAATGTGGTGGTGGCCAGATAGAGGCTGGAGCGACGGTCGTGGGCGAACCGGAAATCCCCGGTGAGATCGCCGCTTCCGCCGACGCCATCCATGCGCTGCTGGGCATGGAGATCGATACGGCAGAGATGCGGGCCATCCTGGGCCGACTGGGCTGCGTGGTGGCGGGCGAGGGCGACACCCTGAAGGTGGTGCCGCCGTCCTGGCGAGTGGATATGAATATCTGGCAGGACGTCGCCGAGGAAGTGGCCCGCCTGCACGGCTACGCCGAGTTGCCCGAAACGCTGCCCACGCTGCGAGTCCATGAGAGCAACCTCGGCGCGTCGGCGGCCAACGACAGCCGCCAGGATCTGCGCCGCACGCTGGCCGGGCTTGGGTTTCAGGAGGTGGTGACCTATACCTTCACCAGCGACGAGGAAGCGCAGAAGGCGAGGACCGAGGCCCCCGGCGTGCGCCTGCGCAACCCCCTGACAGCAGACCGCACAGCGCTGCGGACGGCGCTGTATCCCAGTCTTCTGCGCGCCGCGCTGGCCCATCCTAAGGGCGAGCGCGTCCTGCTGGCCGAACAGGGGCGCATCTTCCCGAAGGGCGGCGAGGCTGAGCGGCTGGGCCTGCTGATGCGCGGGCCGCTTGCCCCGAACACCTTTCAGGGTGGCGTGGCGGGCGGTTACAGCGTCTTCCGGGGGCTGATTGAAACGCTGGCGGCCAGCCAGGGCGCTGAGCTGGAGATTCGCCAGTTGCGCGGCGAGAGCGTGCCCAGCGCGCTGCACCCCGGCATTGCCGGAGAGGTGGTCTGGAATGGGCAGTCCATCGGCTGGATTGGCGCGCTCCATCCCGAGGTGGCGCAGGAATTCGGGCTGAAGGGTGAAACCTTCCTCCTGGAAGTGGCGCTGCCGCTGTCGGGCCGTGGGTGGGCCTTCCGCGATCCCAGCCGCGCTCCTGCTGCGTGGCGTGACCTGGCCGTCATCGCTCCACAGGACGTGGGTTACGGCGAGATTGCCGCGTTGCTCAGGCGTGGGGCAGGCGAGGATCTGGAAAGCGTGGAGCCGTTCGACGTGTACACGGGTGACCAGATTCCTGCCGGCCAGCGCAGCGTGGCCGTCCGCCTGGTGTTCCGCGGCGCGAAGACCCTGACCGACGCGGAAGTCGATCCGGTGATGGATAGGCTGATGGGCGCGGTACGGGCGCGGGGCTGGGGCATCCGCGAGAAGTAG
- a CDS encoding HD-GYP domain-containing protein encodes MSFPSTSAAAPFPDAQETGVLELTLQLTRLGLNAPDLGSAMVPVLDALVSQTSAVGAGYFQLADQTLAYHARAASGVMPEGPGMDALLAHGLPRHLPLIMALEASPDILYFPDTSGQPTASGFPELGVHALIAAPIHDRNRRLVGALLAHVFEPHDWSPSEHHLIDSVTGLLTLLAARLDAEEREHAAHEGALRAMGLSLEARDAETHGHTDRVTALALRLGQHLGLEEGELRALRWGAYLHDIGKVAVPDSILLHDGPLTPPMRARMELHVADGVTLAQQLPFLPTTTLDVIAGHHERWDGAGYPQRLCGEQIPLLARIFAVCDVYDALVNVRPYKRAWTVHETLAHIQASSGQHFDPQVVAALLAVLPEASHLSVSA; translated from the coding sequence ATGAGTTTCCCTTCCACCTCTGCGGCAGCGCCGTTCCCTGACGCACAAGAGACCGGCGTGCTGGAGCTGACCCTGCAACTCACACGGCTGGGGCTGAACGCGCCGGACCTGGGCAGCGCCATGGTTCCGGTCCTGGACGCCCTGGTGTCGCAGACCTCGGCGGTAGGGGCCGGGTATTTTCAGCTGGCGGACCAGACGCTGGCCTACCACGCCCGGGCCGCCAGCGGCGTCATGCCCGAGGGACCCGGGATGGACGCCCTGCTCGCTCACGGCCTGCCACGCCACCTGCCGCTGATCATGGCCCTCGAAGCCTCCCCCGACATTCTGTATTTTCCGGATACGAGCGGTCAGCCCACCGCGAGTGGGTTCCCGGAGCTGGGCGTCCACGCACTGATCGCCGCGCCGATCCATGACCGCAACCGTCGGCTGGTTGGGGCCCTGCTTGCGCATGTGTTTGAGCCCCATGACTGGTCCCCTTCCGAACATCACCTGATCGACAGCGTGACTGGCCTGCTGACCCTGCTGGCCGCCCGTCTGGACGCCGAGGAACGCGAGCACGCTGCCCACGAGGGGGCGCTGCGGGCGATGGGACTGTCGCTGGAAGCCCGCGACGCCGAAACCCACGGCCACACCGACCGGGTGACGGCGCTGGCCCTGCGACTGGGGCAACACCTTGGACTGGAGGAGGGCGAACTGCGGGCGCTGCGCTGGGGCGCATACCTGCACGACATCGGCAAGGTCGCGGTGCCCGATTCGATCCTGCTGCACGACGGCCCACTCACGCCGCCCATGCGCGCCCGGATGGAACTGCACGTCGCCGATGGTGTAACGCTGGCCCAGCAGTTGCCCTTTCTGCCCACCACCACCCTGGACGTGATCGCCGGACACCATGAACGGTGGGACGGCGCCGGCTATCCCCAGCGGCTCTGCGGCGAGCAGATTCCCCTGCTGGCCCGAATCTTCGCCGTCTGCGACGTGTATGACGCCCTGGTCAACGTGCGGCCCTACAAGCGCGCCTGGACGGTGCACGAGACACTGGCGCATATTCAGGCCAGCAGCGGCCAGCATTTCGATCCACAGGTGGTGGCCGCGCTGCTGGCTGTGCTGCCCGAGGCCAGTCACCTGTCGGTATCCGCCTGA
- a CDS encoding NUDIX hydrolase, with the protein MRPRAVGILLNDQNQVLLMLRNKAGRAYATLPGGGIESNESPAEACARELLEEVNLVVSVGKELLVLDNLDNHEHYFHVSLVSGEMRLGDGPEGIRNSAENSYTPQWVNVSALDGVNLVPEQVRGVVRALAQPAD; encoded by the coding sequence ATGAGACCCCGCGCCGTCGGTATCCTTCTCAACGATCAGAATCAGGTGCTGCTGATGCTGCGAAACAAGGCGGGCCGCGCCTACGCCACGCTGCCCGGCGGCGGCATCGAGAGCAATGAGTCCCCCGCCGAAGCCTGCGCCCGCGAACTGCTGGAGGAAGTCAATCTGGTGGTGAGCGTGGGCAAGGAGTTGCTGGTGCTGGACAATCTGGACAACCACGAACACTATTTCCACGTTTCCCTCGTCTCTGGCGAGATGCGCCTGGGCGACGGTCCCGAGGGCATCCGCAACAGCGCCGAGAACTCCTACACGCCCCAGTGGGTGAACGTGTCGGCGCTGGACGGGGTCAATCTGGTGCCGGAGCAGGTGCGTGGGGTGGTCCGGGCGCTGGCTCAACCTGCTGACTGA
- a CDS encoding HAD family hydrolase codes for MKAILFDLDGTLHDRNATIARWLEGHVDRFDLPAAYAARFVALDDFGYRPKREVMPLLVQEFKLKHPPQTLLDDFAAHLMVAPAVMPHAHAVLEELRAAGVRTGVVTNGWPEVQTACLHGCGLTELVDDVVISKVVGLSKPDPAIYRLALQRLGVHAAETWFVGDSPRNDIAGPQAVGLRSAFLGTGPALAGERPDAVLRDLRDVLSLV; via the coding sequence TTGAAGGCCATCCTGTTCGACCTGGACGGCACGCTGCATGATCGCAATGCCACCATCGCACGGTGGCTTGAGGGGCACGTCGACCGGTTTGACCTGCCCGCAGCTTACGCCGCCCGCTTTGTGGCGCTGGATGACTTCGGCTACCGGCCCAAGCGTGAGGTGATGCCGCTGCTGGTGCAGGAATTTAAGTTGAAGCATCCGCCGCAGACCCTGCTTGACGATTTCGCGGCGCACCTGATGGTCGCCCCGGCTGTCATGCCCCACGCTCACGCCGTTCTTGAGGAGTTGCGGGCAGCCGGTGTGCGGACCGGCGTCGTGACCAACGGCTGGCCGGAGGTTCAGACCGCCTGCCTGCACGGCTGCGGCCTGACAGAGCTGGTGGATGATGTGGTGATCAGCAAGGTGGTCGGCCTGAGCAAGCCCGATCCGGCAATCTACCGGCTGGCACTACAGAGGCTGGGAGTGCACGCCGCCGAGACCTGGTTTGTGGGCGACTCGCCGCGCAACGACATCGCCGGGCCGCAGGCGGTGGGCCTGCGGTCAGCCTTTCTGGGCACCGGGCCCGCGCTGGCCGGAGAGAGGCCGGACGCTGTGCTGAGAGACTTGCGGGACGTGCTCAGTCTGGTCTGA
- the pheS gene encoding phenylalanine--tRNA ligase subunit alpha, giving the protein MSDNHQEEALAAITQADTLEGLQAVKTKYVGKSGLVTRELGALGKLPPEERKVRGAQINAVRQAIDAALTEREATLKRAALDARLAGEAIDVTLPGLPLPAGGLHPINRVYDDLTRIYERLGYAVIEGPEVEDEHHNFEALNVPWYHPARDLQDTFWLEDGRLLRTHTSPMQVRYMVDHEPALKIVVRGKVYRYEATDATHEAMFHQLEGLVVGDGISMADLKGTIAEMARGLYGPSARVRFQPSYYPFTEPGADFAVWWENPRGESKWLELGGCGMVHPNVFRAVDDLREAEGKPRVYEGKTGFAFGLGPERIAMLKYGIPDIRYFYANDPRVLGQFRGELG; this is encoded by the coding sequence ATGTCGGACAACCATCAGGAAGAAGCGCTCGCGGCCATCACTCAGGCGGACACCCTGGAAGGCCTGCAGGCCGTCAAGACGAAATACGTGGGCAAGAGCGGGCTTGTGACCAGGGAACTGGGGGCGCTGGGCAAGCTGCCGCCCGAGGAACGCAAAGTGCGCGGCGCGCAGATCAATGCGGTGCGGCAGGCCATCGACGCCGCGCTGACCGAGCGCGAGGCCACGCTCAAACGCGCCGCGCTGGACGCCCGCCTCGCGGGCGAAGCGATTGATGTGACGCTGCCCGGTCTGCCGCTGCCCGCGGGCGGCCTGCATCCCATCAACCGTGTGTACGACGACCTGACGCGCATCTACGAGCGGCTGGGCTACGCCGTGATCGAGGGACCGGAAGTTGAGGACGAACACCACAACTTCGAGGCCCTGAACGTGCCGTGGTATCACCCGGCGCGCGATCTTCAGGACACCTTCTGGCTGGAGGATGGCCGCCTGCTGCGGACGCACACCAGCCCCATGCAGGTGCGCTACATGGTGGATCACGAGCCAGCCTTGAAGATCGTGGTGCGCGGCAAGGTGTACCGTTACGAGGCCACGGACGCCACCCACGAGGCCATGTTTCACCAGCTCGAAGGGCTGGTGGTGGGCGACGGCATCAGCATGGCTGACCTGAAAGGCACCATTGCCGAGATGGCGCGGGGGCTGTACGGGCCGAGCGCCAGGGTGCGCTTCCAGCCCAGCTACTACCCCTTCACCGAACCCGGCGCGGACTTTGCCGTGTGGTGGGAGAATCCGCGCGGCGAGAGCAAGTGGCTGGAACTGGGCGGCTGCGGCATGGTTCACCCGAATGTCTTCCGGGCCGTGGACGACTTGCGCGAGGCCGAGGGCAAGCCGCGCGTTTACGAGGGCAAGACCGGCTTCGCCTTTGGCCTGGGGCCGGAGCGCATTGCCATGCTCAAGTACGGCATTCCGGACATTCGTTACTTCTACGCCAATGATCCGCGCGTGCTGGGGCAATTCCGGGGAGAACTGGGGTAG
- a CDS encoding NUDIX domain-containing protein encodes MLEVAAGKVRAYENVFDALRREVHEETGLRLTTIEGEATPTICTVNGYQVMSYTPFCTTQNLSGGYSILLHSFICEAEGEPLARTSEARNLRWMSLDECRHHLQSHPEAFYSLHLNALSLYLGQEIP; translated from the coding sequence ATGCTGGAAGTGGCGGCGGGCAAAGTGCGCGCGTACGAGAACGTGTTCGATGCCCTGCGGCGTGAAGTTCACGAGGAGACAGGTCTACGCCTGACCACCATCGAGGGCGAGGCCACCCCCACGATCTGCACGGTGAACGGCTATCAAGTGATGAGCTACACACCGTTTTGCACGACCCAGAACCTCTCGGGTGGCTATTCCATTCTTCTTCACAGCTTCATCTGCGAGGCCGAGGGGGAACCGCTGGCCCGGACCAGCGAGGCGCGCAATCTCCGCTGGATGTCCCTGGACGAATGCCGCCACCACCTTCAATCTCACCCCGAAGCCTTCTACTCACTTCACCTCAACGCGCTCAGCCTGTATCTGGGCCAGGAGATCCCATGA